Part of the Miscanthus floridulus cultivar M001 unplaced genomic scaffold, ASM1932011v1 fs_142_4_5, whole genome shotgun sequence genome, TCCAACTAATTTTTTACACCTAGTTTTCTATTGCTCTAACATTTGCTATGAACCTTGAAATTATTTGATCTCAGGCTAGGCAAGGTATCCAACAAAAAAATAGCTAGCCTATTATTATTGATATGAGTACCGTGCAATAAATTATACGTCCTGTTTTAACGAACGGACATGTTTTGCTAGTATATCTAATTAGCATAGCATGCACGTATTGGTACCTTTGGAGATGCAGTAGAGCACGAGCCCAGGGTAACCCAGGTAGCTTGCGATGGAGGAGATATGGACGACGCTTCCTCCACCGGCGACGGACGCTCTGACGAGCAGAGGGTGCGCGAGCTGGCACAGATGGAAGCTTGACTCCAAGTTGGTCGCCATCACATGCGAGTAGTCCTCGGCAGTGCACTCCGCCGCCGGCTTGAAGAACACCTGCCCGGCGTTGTTCACCAGGATGTCGAGCTTGCCGTCGAAGGTCGCCTTGACCGTGTGCATGAGCTTCACCCGGTCGGCCGGCACGGTGACGTCGCAGACGGAGACGGTGACGACGAGCCCCTTCTCCGCCCACCGGCGCCGGGACTCCTCAAGCTCTGCCGCGTTCCGCGCGCATGTGTGCACCCTCGCGCCGAACCCGGCCAGCTCTTCGACGACCCCGTGGCCGATCCCCTTGCTGCCGCCTGTGACCAGCGCCGTCGCGCCGACGAGGCTCCACCTCTCTTGCCTGCTCCCGCTAGTGGCCGCCATGAAAGCTTGCTACTATCTGATTTTCTTAAGTTTCAACCCAAGTATGCTTAGAGCATGCATGGGTGATTGATTCCTCTGTTAAAAGTAGGCGGATGCTCAGACGCAGTATGATAACACTAGCAATTAGAGACATGCTAAATGCCAAGAACTAGCAACGATGACTGCGTAAACACTAAGAATATGAATATGCTATAATTGTTTATATACCTGACTTTTCCAAAGACTTCTCCAGTGGATAAAAGTATGGTACTCTTTTTGGTGAAATATATACTTTCTAGAGTATGCTATAATTGTTTTCTCTCTCTACATAAAAACACCCCCCAGACGAAGGATTATACTGAACCAATGGTACCGGGACTATAGGCGGAAGCTTTggttttttttaatctttttcaAATCATATTATAAAAATAACTCCAAAATGTTTCTGTttatatttcttttctttttttggccACGCCAAACCATATGATGTGGCAAAGCAAAATTTACTCTACTGCGCCACAAGTTTTGGCAGTTGCAGTAGTGTGGTGCACAAGTTCAGGTAGGTTGTGGTTTTACGCGAAATAATCCAATGTATTAGTATTTTCTCACCAAAAATTTGACTTCTACAAACTTTATGCTGTCCAAAACATTATGGGCCTGTTTGTTTCCCTGCACAAGGGTGGCTCGTATGGATGGCCAGAGACAGGTTGGGTTGCGTCGTGCTAACCTGGTGCGACTACTCATGTTTGTTTTCCATGTATGAAATGAGCAAGGTTGAGAATGACCGGTGTTTGTTAGACTGTATAGATAAATCTGCTTACCTTGCATCAGCTTATTTTGGAGTTACCACCATATCACATCTCTGTTCTTCCCTTCACCACACATCACCATTTCTCTTAGACATTTTCATAAACACCTTGCATGCAGGCTTGACAAAGAAACCACCAATATGAACGTGCTGGCGTATGGCCATAGCGGTGAGGGCTTCAACCaaggccttttctttttctcgaatacgcaaaaaaatttgtgtatcattgtattaagaagaagagtttaaacaTACAAACAACGCGCCTATATCGAGCGTGGAAGGTGGTCGACCTAAAATAGCCGTAGCCGGACCATACTAGCGAAAGACCTCTaatttcgatattacataaatagaAAACAACCAAAACCAACGCAGCGGTGCGACCTAGGAGGTGGCCTTGCGTCTTTGCGGCTGCCTGGACGAGCCATTTCCACCGCCCGGGAAGAGCGCGTCCAACGCTTCGACGTTGGACACAATCAGGCTGCCGTCGAAGATCTTGTCAAAGGCATCCAACTCCGACAGGGATGGCGCTGATGGACTCTTGGTGTAGCCCATATGCTGTATGATCAGCACCTCACCTTGCTTGGAAGCAGGTAGTCGAGAGAGGCTCTGAGCCGCCAACCGCCTGCTTCGCCACGGCAACACCAGCTTAGCAGGAGGCTGCTTGGGAACTGAACATGTCTTGAGCCTGGTGAAGCTCCACGAATAAGCGGAGAGTCAACCTTCTCCAGCATGCGCTTGGTGAAGCTCTTGAGGCGGCGTGCAGCGGAGCTGTCGCTGACATCAACCGTGCAGTCCTCTTAAGGCAGTGTAATGAACATGTCTGCAACCGTCACGAGCTCGGCCGGACCAAAGCTAGGTGGACCACCCACCTCCTCCAGTGTAGGAGCGTCAGCTCCTGAGGTGCTCTACGCGGCCTGAGGCGACGTGACCTGAGACTGACCGTGCTTGAGTAGCGGTGGAATCGAGTCCGCTGCTAACTAAGCGGGGTGCGAGACCATTGTTGAAGTGGCGTAGGTGCTCACACTGGTGGCTAAGAACGAGGCTGCAACCTCCTCCAGCATTGGGTCCTCTAAGACTTCGCATGTGGCGTGCGTGGTGTCCGGGTATGGTGAGAGCAACAGTGGATCGAGCTCGGAGAGGCCCCATATATGGCGCGTCTCGCTGGTCGGCTCGTTGTGACCTTCCCGGGCAACACTGTCGGTGGCAGCATTGGAGGTCGTTGTAGCCGTGCCGTTCCCCCTCGGCCGTCGCTGATGTCTCCGGCGTCTCCGACGTGgaggccctccaccgccgtcTACAGCAGCAATTGGCGCAGCTCTAACCGTGCGGGGTGCGTGCTGGGAGGCCGGTGGGTTGCCGCCACAAGCGAGGTGCCGCGGTCGGTCGCCATCCTTCGTCGCCAATGCCACATCAGAATGCCTGGGCTGCCTGCAGGCCTTGGCGAGGTGGCAAAAGCCATGGTAGCGCAGGCAATGCCGTGGCAATCGACAAGTCGCTAATCGGTGCCAGTAGCAAAGGCAGTTGAAGCATTTGCCGTGAAGCTCCGCAGGAACCTTTCGGGTCTACAGAGGTTGCTTTGCGTCGCGGTGAGGCTTAGCTGAAGCGGTCGCAAGTTGCGCCTCCTGCCAGGGGAGGATCTCCCGCCTTCCATTGGCGTTGGGGGTGGAGACCCGTCCACGATGGCCGAGGTGCTGGCGTGCCTAGATGCGGCCATCCACTGGCCGAATAGGCAAGCCATACACCAGCTGTGGGCGCAGTCGACTGTGTTTCCCCTGCCTTCGCCCATGACCCTATCGGCCTGGCCTGCCTTCGCTTTGCTATGGCCTAGAATCACAATTGAACAAGTCTAGGCGCG contains:
- the LOC136530479 gene encoding noroxomaritidine/norcraugsodine reductase-like; translated protein: MAATSGSRQERWSLVGATALVTGGSKGIGHGVVEELAGFGARVHTCARNAAELEESRRRWAEKGLVVTVSVCDVTVPADRVKLMHTVKATFDGKLDILVNNAGQVFFKPAAECTAEDYSHVMATNLESSFHLCQLAHPLLVRASVAGGGSVVHISSIASYLGYPGLVLYCISKGGMNQLTRSLAAEWAQDKIRVNCVAPGAVTTDVLKQAEPKVLEKEISQVPMRRCGEVEEVASVVSFLCMPASSYVTGQVICIDGGRTISGTSF